A stretch of DNA from Anopheles ziemanni chromosome 3, idAnoZiCoDA_A2_x.2, whole genome shotgun sequence:
AAGTACTGctattaataaataaataaacaaactacgTCATACGCGGAACATGACCTTGATATTCTAGTATCGCACTTGAACATGCTAGTAAAGTAAAGTTTCAGCgaattgtatttttaaaagcaGTGCCTTTGCCTACATCAAGTCACCAAACCCATATGGCAGGTTTACAGAAGCCACTTAATTACAACGCAATTGAACCTTTGATCTGCTTGTTGATTAACATTATAATTGCTCTTTTATGTACCAAGACGATTCATAGCTTAAGCCAGACCAAGGACTTTTGCTATGGATTGATATTCGAAACCCGTCAAATGCAACTGTTGTATCACATGAGGCACAGCATGAAGAAGTTCCTGCTTTGTGATTAATAGAAGGAAAGTATACTGAGTGTATGAAGATATTGAATCCTCGGGATGTTCGACTTCTTTGGTATCCTCAACTTACCTACTGTTTGAAGTCCTCAGAAGTCGAATGTATTCTTGACTATATAAAAGCTGCACATTCCCAAGACAGAACTAAGTCTTGATTTCCCTTCATGATGGCGTCGTTGTTCCATCTCGGATTGACCTTGCAACGGAAGTTCTTGGAGCGCTATTTCATCTTCTTCGACTCGGTGGACTACTTCAATCTGTTCAACACTTTTGGGACTCTGTTCGCCATGCACTATGATGCGAAAGGGCTTCGGAAGCTGCTCTGGACAGCCTACAGGGCGCTGTACGTGCTCTCCTATCTGTCCTACTGCTACAAAGCTGGCTGGATGTTCAACCACTGGGAGTACAGCACGGCTTCGGCGAACGTTCTCGGCGCGCTGGTGCTCTGCAGCGGAGCCTTCCTTAGAATGATTCTATTCGAGCATCACTATCCTGACCTCAAGCAGTTACAGCGATTCCTGAACGATCGGACATACCAGGGTAGCGATCCGTCCTGGGCCAGAGAGCGTCGATCCAGGTTGTATCGCCATAACAATCGGTTTCTAGTGATACTAGTCTCCGCCATCGTGCTGGAGTCGCTCTGCTTCCTGGCACGGCTTCTGCTGACTCGCCGGGAGTTCATGCTGCAGTACAACGGGGAGGTTGTGGGAGGATCGGTGGTGCAGATTCTGTACGGAACGGTAACGGCGGGCTGGAGTATCGTGTACGTGCTGTCTTTCGTCTTATTCTACATGATCATGGAGGGCTTTCGCTTGGAGATGGAGATTCTGGTGCATTCTTTTCAGCAACTTGAGGATTCTCTGTTGACCAAACACGGAGAGTTTATCCGTATGGGGTTATCCATGTGTGAGGAAAATGAACTGGCGTTTTGGAGTGACCTCAAACTAAGGCTGATAGAACGAATTGGGCGACATGTGGAGTTATTACAGTAGGTGACTCTACCGTCCTAAAAGAAGTTACACAAATCTGCTCTAACCTGTCAAATCCATTCCAGAAACCTCAGTAAACTTCGCTCGATTGTCGCTCCGTTCGCGTTCCTGCAGTACTACAGCACCTTCGGGCTGATAGCGAACTCGTTATTCATCGTGTCTTTCGAGGGCTTCTCTGGCTACAGCATGGCCTACGTCCTGTTCGCCTCCTTTCTCATCCTGGAGTCGTTTCTACTAAGCCGCGATGTAGAGCACTTAAACGATTTGGTGAGAACAGTTGATCCCTTTTTGTTGATCTTCAACCAATTCGACATCCTCACCACTTCTTCCGCTCCGCAGAACCTTCAGATTGGAACAGCTCTGTATGAGTTCGATTGGCCCCAGATGATGCGCTACTCGACCCGCTTTCGCCGAGAGTACAATGGCATCCGACGTACCATGTTGCTAACGATTGTGCAGTCACAACGTTCACTCAAGTTCAACTACGGAGCGCCGGAGGAAATTTCGATGAACAGTTTCGCAGAGCTGATGCAGAAAAGCTACTCCATGCTGACGTTCATGCTTCAGTTTGGCCGCTAGATGGCTTCActgaaaaatggaaatcaaaACAGTGGTTTCCATAGCAACTGCAATGTATGCGATTTTTTTCACATAGAAGATGTATGCATGTATGTTTCACAAAGTAGAGATCCGAATAAAACTTCTTACAGTTCATTTCAATCCTGAAATTTTTCCGAAACATGGAGCAAATCTCAATTGAACTAGCACAAATTAAAGGACACCCGATTTCTATTTGTTCAGTCATTTGATTGGTATATTTACAGGAAAATTGTCCAATTGATcttgaaaatcaaattatccCTACTGTAAAAATGGCATGGTTCATCAAATGCCCAGCCTTGGAAGAGGGCGCTCGGGCATGGTGTTGGGAATAGCACCATATTCCGTGTTAACTCTAGTACGGAAGTAAAGAATACTTCCTCTTCCGCTTGGTAGATAAGATGTAGATAAAGTAGACCCGTGGTTCTTCGTTTAACGAAACCCCCGCTTCGGGTTGACCGTTCGACACCGACCCGAGTCAATCAGTGACAGAACGAATCCACCAAGGTCGAGGGCTTCTCCCTTCAGGCCGGCCGATCCGCGTTTATAGTTTATGGGAAAAGTTGTTTTCCCCAACGTCGTAGAGGTCTCGAAGTCAGCGGTTGGGAGGTGGTGGAGCACCAAGGAAGGAAAGTAATTGAGTTTTGCACGGAAAGTAAACTGCAAGCAATTTCGTTAAGACCTGTTGATGTACAACGTTTTAAAGCGCCAGAAGTTTATGGACTGCGGCATTTTTGGTTCAGTGGTACAATCAAATTTTCAACCTTCTCAAACTTCGCAACTTTTAttgaccaattttgtttaagaTATAAATTCGCGTTTGTGAAACAGTATATATTTTCCATCGTTTAGTTTTTAACCAATAAATGCAGAAAGCCATGCTTTCcggaaaaaaacagcacaaaatactatgaaaataaaattcgcACCACCTTTTACTTTGATGAAGGCAAACATTCACCTTCTTGTCACCATTACTTCAACCATGATAACGCAAAGCGGTAACGCAAACGACAGAGGTATGAAAGAGAGTCATTTCTCTTTATCTGATATGATATTGAGCACTTTGATACATCACTTTAGTTTTTCGTAATTGAAACTTTGGTGCAAGAAATCATGAACGAAACCAGCTTCTTTATCGCTTAAATGTAGCAATATTTTTGCGTTTCTTGTAGAgctgttttcgttttgcttatGACATAGACAAGTTTTATACTGTTTATTACTTCTTTACTGAGATTTCATTGAAGATGAACGTGTAGGCACGTAAACACtatgataaatattttatcgatAAAACTATATTCAATGTATTAGTTAGATACaagatttattaaaaaaatatgattaatGTATGActaaaataatgtatgttcGATTAGAATAATGGAGGAGCAAGTGGTTCCGAGACAGCAGAGCGGGGCAAAAATGAGGATATGCGTACTAAGGCACCCCCTCGATGACATTGGCTTGAATCCCTACAGAGAACAAACTACCCATGTACGAAAAGAAACGTGTCTGGTAATACCTTATTGGACTGAATAAAAAGAGACGATGAAGGATGATAGAGTGAAATCCATGCTACCACTTCCATTGCATTCGTTTTCTACAACTATTCAACCTAACCGGACCTATTGATAAGAATAATTTAATCTTCTGTGAACACCTTGAATACGGACATTTAACAAATATTCCCGGAAATGAAGCCAAATTGCTGACGCCGTCCGGATGGCAAAGTTACCTAACTCACCAAAGAAACAACCCCGGGTTCAAATTCAATCGAACGTtgatttcttccttccttcagCTAACCTTCTTCTGTGCCGCTCGGGGTTCTACTTTGCTCCATTGCCTTCGTCGGTCGGTAAGTTGATTGTGAAAAATTTCCGGTCCCCCGTTTCCGTGCCATCCGCAACCGGAACAGCCTTGGAGCGGTTTGTCGCCTGGCGTGTTCTATCGATTTGATTGTCCTTTCCTGGTTCCCAGCACCAACGAAAGGATGGTGATCTTTGACGTGAAAACCCTGGCCACCTGTTGTCGATTCCGGTTGGTTGTCAGTATGccatcattatttttattatcgtGCTGAACCTTATCATTTGCCCGTATTCTATCGCTTGAACGTCGAAGGCCATCCAAAGGGtagaatggaaaaatggaatgtgAAGGTTATCAGAAATGAATCAAGCACTGATCTAATCAACTGGAAACCTGCCGCAATTGTACAATCTATTCTATTTGTTCGAAAGCGTTCACACTTGCCAACGCCTGCTGTATCCATTATATTTCGCTTTTGTTAGCGTTTGTGAAAATAACATACAGGGTTttcgttaaattattttttatttagtatgtttttcgtatcattgaatattttattaagcTTTTTAAACGTTTGTTTCATTGTTGCTTCGTAATATGAGCATTTGCTATACCGTCACtgtttggtggaaaatctCTTAGAGGATCCTTTTGAGTAgggatatatttatatatttaataATGTATAGCTTAGCCTAGCTTTCCttctaaataaattaattactaAGCTTACCAATTGAATTATGTTTCCCGCGCCGATAGAACATTCGGTTTTGATTGATTGGcctgaaacaacgaaaaatcgaTTAGCCTTTTGGTAACGAGCCACAATCCCCGTCGGTATGGGGCTAACCTGACCGAAGGAGAAGATAAACAATTGCCATTCGGGATCGTCTGCGGTTCCACAGTTTTCTGCAACGTTGCTTAATTACTCGCTCATCGATCGGGTTGTATGATAAAGGCCAACCCCTCCGGCAGCGGATATAAATTCACGTCACGGAAAATGTCCTACCTACCGATTCGATGCGGAGTGAAGATAATAGAAGCACGATTGAAATTAATGAATAAGGTCGTGACGggaaataaattgattagCGTAATTCGTTTTGCCGACCTGTCTCCTAACGTTTGTGTGTCTGAATGTTCGTTTAGGAGATTGCGAAATTCGGCAATTGTGACTTAGTATTACCTTAGTAGTGTTTTCTTCGCCATTGTCACGATGAAAAGATGTGTTTCGCAACATAAATGATTAATTATTTCGACGAAGGTAATCAGCATATAAACCACAAGTAAAAAGCGTGGTAAATTATTCTTCATACTCATTAGACATTTTCAACCCTAACAAGTAAAAAAACCTACtcattttattccaaaatccGTTATGCACGTAAATCCTCAATTGTTACCACCTCATATAGgggtaaacaatatttttttcacatcGTTTCACTCATTTTTCTATTCCTCGTTACAAATCTTCTGAACGGAACGAAGCAAGCACTAGTTTTAACCAAAATAGAAATCGTTGCAAACTCAGCCAGAATTGAAGTGCACCTGTGGTCTAACCGGTGGTCTGGTCTGGTGAACTTCTCGATTGAATTGGAACACCGAAAAATGCATGTTTGATGCTTGCGGCAACCACCGGAACCGGGTTTGGTTCGTTCATTCACAGCTTCAAGTGGAGCTCGGATGAGAAATCACGTAACCAACCAGCAAACTCCAGCTGTGTGAATATTGGCTGCCTCTGCACCACATGTGGTGGTTTCCAGGACAAATGAGCGACTCGGAACTGCAATTTAGtttacgttgttttttttttcttttggcttCTTAGCTTACCACAAAACCACATTTACCTCAAATGGCCTGGCgagttttgattttcttccgGTGTAGACATTACACAGGATGGTAAGGAGCCAAATCATCCGGATTTCAAGAGGTGTTTTAGCTGGTGTTAAAGTTCATGGTAAACTTTTCTGGTGCGTTAGTGAACATcgagataaataaataataaatttattattctgTTGAATAatactatttttttctaaactgaAAACCACATCTTTCgttacaaaaatttcagatttttaacATTGTGGCAACCTCTGTAACTTTAGTAAGtggaatattttgaaatagaaAACGCCATAGAATTCTAAAAAAACGAactcatattttttttacaccGAATATTCCTACCAAATAACTTCACATCCTAGTGGCATTCGAAGTAAATACCAAATAATGTCAATGTAGTAAAAGTGCATTACGTGGCATGCAACTGTCAGCACGAATCAAGTTGCATTTACTTTTCTTCGTTCGATACGATTCGTTGGGGAAAAGACCCTGGTTCACGGTTCATGATGCAAATGCATCCAAAGAACGCAGGGAACAACGTTCAGCGCTTTGGTGGGTTGACGgtgggattttgttttctcatgCACATCATGAGATATTCTAGTGCTAGATACAGGAGGATTTTGAAGATGTGCCACACTAATCGTTGAACATTTCgataatttttttcactaTTCAAACCGTGGAATACACGATTACACGATACGATATGCTGCTTACATGTTAGGTAAAGGAGGgtttcaaaaatataaatctgGTTCGAAAATCATCagcaaattggaaaaaatagtATCTAGTCCAATCGATGAATGATGTAATTGGTTAGTGAAGCAAATATTATGCAAATGCATGATCCACCAGCATCAAACTGTCAGCCTGAATCAGAGCGGATTGTGATTACTATATGTTCCCACAAGTTTTTACCCATTTCTTCTACAGAGCACCCAAAATCCTAAAACTTTGAATCTACAACATCAGCTAACATTTTGTGCCAACATTGAACTGGTACGTTGATGCTTGGTCTGGCGCTGTGCGCTTGTCTGGATGATTGTGCGCTTCGTCCAACGATTTTCGGTGCGAAACAGAATGCGTTTTTCATGGGCAAAGTTTTACATGTTCCCCGATCGGTCTCAAATCAACGACATGGCCAGGAGAGAAGTTTGTTAGTAGAAATTATTCAAACTCGACACACGCCAAAGTTTGCAAGCAGAAACAATAGTTTCAAAATAGAATGTAGAACATGAGAACATTGTATGGACAGATGACCGTATGTGGATCTAAAAAACTAAAGCAATCAAAATGAAAGCATGACCAGTTTTGAACCTTACTTTGTCCTGATCTTAAATGCATCAAGAAACGAAGAAAGTAATTTGAAAAGGCACCTAAGGTGTGAAATATGTTGCATATTGCATATCTTCTCACACATAAATACAAGCACTTAACGATGACTATAGCTCGAAAAATGAGCAATTAAAAGGTTTGTAACTTTTTATGATGCTTCGATATTTCAACTTAAACAACCTTAGTTTacgtttgtttcaataataCAAAGAGTATCAATTAAAagataaattgttttattagtAAACGCTTTATTATTTCCTTAAGTTAACTCAGAAAAACATCTAGaatttgaagaagaagaaacaagtTGCTTGCATTTTAAACGCATTGGTGCGAGTTTTTCATCGCAGCAAAACGATCAATATGAGTTCATAATCAAAAGTAAATTGCATTTTAACTTCATGCTCGACTCCTTCATACCCGTCCAACTTTGGTTTACCGTACTTGCCATGTGCTGCAGAAAGCAGAAAGTCTTGTCTACCATTGcaacatgaaaaaatgtgaGTCCTTACACGAGAAGCTTTCCATGAGTTCACTCCTGGAAATGGGGACGGCCATTTCCATCTCAAATGAAGTGTGA
This window harbors:
- the LOC131285429 gene encoding uncharacterized protein LOC131285429 → MASLFHLGLTLQRKFLERYFIFFDSVDYFNLFNTFGTLFAMHYDAKGLRKLLWTAYRALYVLSYLSYCYKAGWMFNHWEYSTASANVLGALVLCSGAFLRMILFEHHYPDLKQLQRFLNDRTYQGSDPSWARERRSRLYRHNNRFLVILVSAIVLESLCFLARLLLTRREFMLQYNGEVVGGSVVQILYGTVTAGWSIVYVLSFVLFYMIMEGFRLEMEILVHSFQQLEDSLLTKHGEFIRMGLSMCEENELAFWSDLKLRLIERIGRHVELLQNLSKLRSIVAPFAFLQYYSTFGLIANSLFIVSFEGFSGYSMAYVLFASFLILESFLLSRDVEHLNDLNLQIGTALYEFDWPQMMRYSTRFRREYNGIRRTMLLTIVQSQRSLKFNYGAPEEISMNSFAELMQKSYSMLTFMLQFGR